In one window of Hevea brasiliensis isolate MT/VB/25A 57/8 chromosome 10, ASM3005281v1, whole genome shotgun sequence DNA:
- the LOC110664329 gene encoding B3 domain-containing transcription factor VRN1, translating into MAAFCSQIHESSLLQPKKIRFFKIILEDTVRDKKLEIPRSFVKKYGNALSNQAILKLPDGASWKIELFKGCYVCCDVWLSEGWQEFVDYYSVKLAHLLLFTYEGNSQFSVVIFSKTATEIDYPLRNMDFKFQEPKREETEDGFSAEAMDVDFPNPTKSGQEREQPLRRPKNEKTFQRATAFKSKNPLMVINMRPSYVPPAGNKMNLPETFSRKYLLNGEGSVMHFVFGGKIWPVKYAKEEGRTRVKLKSGWRTFAKDNHLEIDDVCVFELIPAKGAEISFKVHIFRVAEDRPSDSSLGKEQKTHEKTTPSSSIRITSESARKFVSKNPFFKVVMKASYLYLYLHIPTRFARMHSKHWEKNTITLQVEDRSWNAMLTYSGSRLTGGWIRFAKENFLKEDDVCIFELIDRSKLILKVSIFRSEN; encoded by the exons ATGGCGGCTTTTTGTTCCCAAATACACGAGAGTTCCTTGCTTCAACCGAAGAAAATCCGTTTCTTCAAGATAATACTTGAGGACACTGTAAGAGATAAGAAACTT GAGATCCCCAGAAGTTTTGTGAAAAAATATGGAAATGCACTATCAAACCAAGCAATCCTTAAGCTCCCAGATGGTGCCTCATGGAAAATAGAGTTGTTTAAGGGTTGTTATGTTTGCTGTGATGTTTGGTTGAGTGAAGGTTGGCAAGAATTTGTAGATTATTACTCTGTGAAATTAGCACATTTGCTGCTTTTTACGTATGAGGGGAATTCCCAGTTCTCTGTAGTCATATTTAGTAAAACTGCAACAGAGATTGATTATCCGCTCAGgaacatggatttcaaatttcaagaGCCCAAAAGGGAGGAAACTGAAGATGGCTTCTCTGCTGAAGCCATGGATGTTGATTTTCCTAATCCAACAAAAAGTGGTCAGGAAAGGGAGCAACCATTGCGAAGACCTAAAAATGAGAAAACTTTTCAGAGAGCTACAGCTTTCAAATCCAAAAATCCACTTATGGTGATAAATATGCGACCTTCATATGTCCCTCCTGCTGGGAATAAAATG AATCTACCAGAAACGTTTTCCAGGAAATATTTGCTTAATGGTGAAGGTTCTGTGATGCACTTTGTTTTTGGTGGGAAAATTTGGCCGGTCAAGTATGCTAAGGAGGAAGGCCGAACAAGAGTAAAACTGAAGTCAGGTTGGAGAACTTTTGCAAAAGACAATCACTTGGAAATTGACGATGTATGTGTCTTTGAATTGATCCCGGCCAAAGGTGCTGAGATTAGTTTTAAAGTTCATATTTTTAGAGTTGCTGAAGATAGACCTTCTGACTCTTCACTAG GTAAGGAGCAGAAGACACATGAGAAGACAACTCCAAGTTCGAGTATTCGTATAACCAGTGAATCTGCCCGAAAATTTGTCTCAAAGAATCCATTCTTCAAAGTAGTTATGAAGGCATCTTATCTGTATCTATATTTG CATATACCGACAAGATTTGCAAGAATGCATTCGAAGCACTGGGAAAAGAATACTATTACTCTTCAGGTTGAAGATAGATCATGGAATGCCATGTTAACATACTCAGGTAGCAGACTCACTGGTGGATGGATTCGATTTGCAAAGGAAAATTTTCTAAAAGAGGACGATGTTTGCATATTTGAGCTGATTGACAGGAGCAAATTAATTCTGAAGGTCTCCATCTTCAGGAGTGAAAATTAA
- the LOC110664328 gene encoding putative B3 domain-containing protein At5g66980, with product MVKPTTNVPSSIEFFKVFLSSVSSRQLSLPPAFVMQLNRPLLKKATLKDHNGKLWDVQLEKTERDLIIRKGWQEFASHHSLVDADFLVFKYDGNSQFYVKLYGKNGLEKEKTLPNNMSSTHMEESETETEDEKNRSHSISGCKRKYSNTASIENQKQGRSGGSRSKLRQAAGSSRGRRSKLRQAAGSSRGSQSKLRQATGSFRGRIHKLRQNTVTRNGEYKMARAYVTPQNPHFVTIMSRSTQYVVHVHKSVVKQHNLKLQETMTLCDENGQSWPVNLIFRDDGRIHINEGWRNFHRKHKLAIGDMCIFEFMPTEDDICDVLQVQIVRKNGEFDVGEA from the exons ATGGTGAAACCTACCACAAACGTTCCTTCCTCCATTGAGTTCTTCAAAGTTTTCCTCTCCAGTGTCAGCTCCCGCcaactg AGCTTACCTCCGGCTTTTGTCATGCAATTGAATCGACCTTTACTGAAAAAAGCTACTCTTAAAGATCACAATGGAAAGTTGTGGGATGTCCAATTAGAAAAGACCGAAAGAGACTTGATTATTAGAAAAGGTTGGCAAGAATTTGCAAGTCATCACTCTTTAGTTGATGCTGATTTTCTAGTTTTTAAGTATGATGGGAATTCTCAATTTTATGTCAAACTATATGGTAAAAATGGATTGGAGAAGGAAAAGACTCTGCCTAATAATATGTCCAGCACTCATATGGAGGAATCAGAAACAGAAACAGAAGATGAGAAGAATAGGAGCCACTCTATTAGTGGTTGCAAGCGGAAGTACTCAAACACGGCATCCATAGAAAATCAAAAACAAG GTCGATCTGGAGGAAGTCGTTCCAAATTGAGACAGGCTGCAGGTTCATCTAGAGGACGTCGATCTAAGTTGAGACAGGCTGCTGGTTCATCTAGAGGAAGTCAATCCAAATTGAGACAGGCAACAGGTTCATTTAGAGGAAGAATACACAAATTAAGACAGAATACAGTCACAAGAAATGGTGAATACAAGATGGCTAGAGCATATGTTACCCCCCAAAATCCACACTTTGTGACAATTATGAGCCGATCAACGCAATATGTTGTG CATGTTCATAAGTCAGTGGTGAAACAGCACAACCTTAAATTGCAGGAAACAATGACACTTTGTGATGAGAATGGGCAGTCATGGCCTGTGAATCTCATTTTCAGAGATGATGGTCGGATACATATTAATGAAGGCTGGCGTAATTTCCACAGGAAGCACAAATTAGCAATCGGGGACATGtgtatttttgaatttatgcccACAGAAGATGACATTTGCGATGTACTCCAGGTGCAAATTGTTCGAAAAAATGGTGAATTTGATGTGGGAGAAGCGTAG
- the LOC110664373 gene encoding uncharacterized membrane protein At3g27390 isoform X1, whose translation MDVPMGFLGYFCYFIFFLPVFFVLFVLGMIKGAIFSPFVFLVIAFGDTGVVIGLWPLHLVWSIYCLIKTKKFGPCMKCLLILLVPIPIALWTVIGVAGSAIMGAGYGFVWPVMETFRAISKKGPIHMKLIRCLTQDGTWTCVWGACTVVRDFSDFSFHSYFSVMDELLESKDEEPMELKVAQIPGCILAAILGILVDVPVITLIVLYKAPILLFKGWHRLIQDLTGRAGPFLETVCVPFAGFWILLWPIVVLLATLAGMISSFGFGCYATVVAYQENSTKRGLLYVIASASVFDEYTNDLLYLQEGSCFPRPKYRERVSPSCSLQYSLSVKRLQEQFDGAHIGETFKTTSTEKANTLKTAVIWDSFFKAFEDTGKELLRDKAIGVSDLDAWQNSKSNIINIGIPAYAFLECFLCSIKTDSSGFILRDNVEITSVNRPEGRVFNWLYEPMCIMKEQIKSLNLNKNEELYFYKHCLYGGEPARIESWQNGGIPPQDKIKRAQLEGISRRLQGFCLTLSRLPTSRRRFFEVVKAIEQYSKDLNSLAGGNDDIEAAR comes from the exons ATGGATGTTCCTATGGGATTCTTGGGCTACTTTTGTTACTTTATCTTTTTTCTTCCAGTTTTTTTTGTTCTATTCGTCCTTGGAATGATCAAAG GTGCTATTTTCAGCCCCTTTGTGTTTCTGGTTATTGCTTTTGGAGATACTGGTGTTGTCATAGGTTTATGGCCCCTTCATCTTGTTTGGAGTATCTACTGCTTAATCaa AACAAAGAAATTTGGCCCATGTATGAAGTGCCTCTTGATTTTACTAGTCCCAATACCAATAGCATTGTGGACTGTTATTGGAGTTGCTGGGAGTGCGATTATGGGTGCTGGATATGGTTTCGTTTGGCCTGTAATGGAGACATTTAGGGCTATCAGTAAGAAAGGTCCAATCCACATGAAGTTGATCAGATGCTTGACA CAGGATGGCACCTGGACCTGTGTTTGGGGAGCATGTACGGTTGTCCGTGATTTTTCAGATTTTTCCTTCCACTCATACTTCTCTGTTATGGATGAGCTGCTCGAGTCAAAGGATGAGGAACCCATGGAACTCAA GGTTGCTCAGATACCTGGTTGCATTCTAGCAGCAATTCTAGGGATTTTGGTTGATGTGCCTGTTATAACTTTAATAGTTCTGTATAAAGCGCCTATATTACTGTTCAAAGGGTGGCACCGGCTAATACAAGATCTTACTGGGAGGGCAGGCccatttttggaaactgtttgtGTTCCATTTGCTGGGTTTTGGATTCTGTTGTGGCCAATTGTGGTTCTGCTGGCAACTTTGGCAGGCATGATTTCAAGTTTTGGGTTTGGCTGTTATGCTACAGTTGTTGCATATCAG GAAAATTCTACTAAGAGGGGATTGCTTTATGTGATTGCTTCTGCATCTGTATTTGATGAGTACACCAATGATTTGCTGTACCTGCAAGAAGGTTCATGCTTCCCCAG ACCTAAATATCGCGAACGAGTTAGTCCCAGTTGTTCACTGCAATATTCACTTTCAGTAAAGAGACTGCAGGAACAGTTTGATGGTGCTCATATTGGTGAAACATTTAAAACAACTTCTACAGAGAAAGCTAATACACTGAAGACTGCCGTG ATATGGGATAGCTTCTTTAAAGCATTTGAAGACACTGGGAAAGAGCTTCTTAGAGATAAAGCCATTGGAGTTTCGGATCTAGATGCCTGGCAAAACTCAAAATCAAATATTATCAACATTGGAATTCCTGCATATGCATTTCTTGAGTGCTTCCTCTGCTCCATTAAGACTGATTCCAGTGGCTTTATCCTCC GTGATAATGTTGAGATAACAAGTGTGAATAGACCTGAAGGGCGGGTTTTCAATTGGCTCTATGAGCCAATGTGTATCATGAAAGAACAGATTAAGAGTCTAAATTTGAACAAAAATGAGGAGTTGTACTTCTACAAACACTGCCTCTATGGAGGTGAACCGGCAAGAATTGAATCTTGGCAGAATGGTGGCATCCCTCCACAGGATAAGATTAAACGAGCTCAGTTGGAGGGTATAAGTAGAAG GTTGCAGGGCTTTTGTTTGACATTGTCAAGGCTGCCAACTTCCAGACGTCGCTTCTTTGAGGTTGTGAAAGCTATTGAGCAATACTCGAAGGACTTGAACAGCCTTGCGGGTGGAAACGATGATATAGAGGCAGCTAGATAG
- the LOC110664373 gene encoding uncharacterized membrane protein At3g27390 isoform X2, with translation MDVPMGFLGYFCYFIFFLPVFFVLFVLGMIKGAIFSPFVFLVIAFGDTGVVIGLWPLHLVWSIYCLIKTKKFGPCMKCLLILLVPIPIALWTVIGVAGSAIMGAGYGFVWPVMETFRAISKKGPIHMKLIRCLTDGTWTCVWGACTVVRDFSDFSFHSYFSVMDELLESKDEEPMELKVAQIPGCILAAILGILVDVPVITLIVLYKAPILLFKGWHRLIQDLTGRAGPFLETVCVPFAGFWILLWPIVVLLATLAGMISSFGFGCYATVVAYQENSTKRGLLYVIASASVFDEYTNDLLYLQEGSCFPRPKYRERVSPSCSLQYSLSVKRLQEQFDGAHIGETFKTTSTEKANTLKTAVIWDSFFKAFEDTGKELLRDKAIGVSDLDAWQNSKSNIINIGIPAYAFLECFLCSIKTDSSGFILRDNVEITSVNRPEGRVFNWLYEPMCIMKEQIKSLNLNKNEELYFYKHCLYGGEPARIESWQNGGIPPQDKIKRAQLEGISRRLQGFCLTLSRLPTSRRRFFEVVKAIEQYSKDLNSLAGGNDDIEAAR, from the exons ATGGATGTTCCTATGGGATTCTTGGGCTACTTTTGTTACTTTATCTTTTTTCTTCCAGTTTTTTTTGTTCTATTCGTCCTTGGAATGATCAAAG GTGCTATTTTCAGCCCCTTTGTGTTTCTGGTTATTGCTTTTGGAGATACTGGTGTTGTCATAGGTTTATGGCCCCTTCATCTTGTTTGGAGTATCTACTGCTTAATCaa AACAAAGAAATTTGGCCCATGTATGAAGTGCCTCTTGATTTTACTAGTCCCAATACCAATAGCATTGTGGACTGTTATTGGAGTTGCTGGGAGTGCGATTATGGGTGCTGGATATGGTTTCGTTTGGCCTGTAATGGAGACATTTAGGGCTATCAGTAAGAAAGGTCCAATCCACATGAAGTTGATCAGATGCTTGACA GATGGCACCTGGACCTGTGTTTGGGGAGCATGTACGGTTGTCCGTGATTTTTCAGATTTTTCCTTCCACTCATACTTCTCTGTTATGGATGAGCTGCTCGAGTCAAAGGATGAGGAACCCATGGAACTCAA GGTTGCTCAGATACCTGGTTGCATTCTAGCAGCAATTCTAGGGATTTTGGTTGATGTGCCTGTTATAACTTTAATAGTTCTGTATAAAGCGCCTATATTACTGTTCAAAGGGTGGCACCGGCTAATACAAGATCTTACTGGGAGGGCAGGCccatttttggaaactgtttgtGTTCCATTTGCTGGGTTTTGGATTCTGTTGTGGCCAATTGTGGTTCTGCTGGCAACTTTGGCAGGCATGATTTCAAGTTTTGGGTTTGGCTGTTATGCTACAGTTGTTGCATATCAG GAAAATTCTACTAAGAGGGGATTGCTTTATGTGATTGCTTCTGCATCTGTATTTGATGAGTACACCAATGATTTGCTGTACCTGCAAGAAGGTTCATGCTTCCCCAG ACCTAAATATCGCGAACGAGTTAGTCCCAGTTGTTCACTGCAATATTCACTTTCAGTAAAGAGACTGCAGGAACAGTTTGATGGTGCTCATATTGGTGAAACATTTAAAACAACTTCTACAGAGAAAGCTAATACACTGAAGACTGCCGTG ATATGGGATAGCTTCTTTAAAGCATTTGAAGACACTGGGAAAGAGCTTCTTAGAGATAAAGCCATTGGAGTTTCGGATCTAGATGCCTGGCAAAACTCAAAATCAAATATTATCAACATTGGAATTCCTGCATATGCATTTCTTGAGTGCTTCCTCTGCTCCATTAAGACTGATTCCAGTGGCTTTATCCTCC GTGATAATGTTGAGATAACAAGTGTGAATAGACCTGAAGGGCGGGTTTTCAATTGGCTCTATGAGCCAATGTGTATCATGAAAGAACAGATTAAGAGTCTAAATTTGAACAAAAATGAGGAGTTGTACTTCTACAAACACTGCCTCTATGGAGGTGAACCGGCAAGAATTGAATCTTGGCAGAATGGTGGCATCCCTCCACAGGATAAGATTAAACGAGCTCAGTTGGAGGGTATAAGTAGAAG GTTGCAGGGCTTTTGTTTGACATTGTCAAGGCTGCCAACTTCCAGACGTCGCTTCTTTGAGGTTGTGAAAGCTATTGAGCAATACTCGAAGGACTTGAACAGCCTTGCGGGTGGAAACGATGATATAGAGGCAGCTAGATAG
- the LOC110664374 gene encoding demethylepipodophyllotoxin synthase produces MRTQDQKICSSSVSATSDQGLMDSLLQLLLTLIFTLLSLVFSIYFYLSRRATSRCSVPQAGGAWPVIGHMHLFGGQQLTHKTLGAMADKYGPVFTIKLGSHRVLTVNSWEMARECFTSHDRVFSTRPSVAASKLLGYDSAMFGFAPYGSYWREMRKIATIELLSTHRIDMLKHIRASEAETAIREIYRTWVGRGRKESGLLVDMKQWFGDLTHNVALRMVGGRRCFGPNADMEEGEARRCQKVMRDFIFLFGVFVLSDAIPFLGWLDFNGYEESMKKTAKELDILVGGWLEEHKQKRLLSGKEKEEQDFMDVMLNILEEAKISCFDADTINKATCLNLILAGSDTTMVTLTWALSLLLNNPHVLKKAQDELDLHIGKDKHLDETDIKKLIYLQAIVKETLRLYPPSPLIGLHAAMEDCTLSTGYQVSAGTRLMVNAWKIQRDERVWSNPDEFLPERFLCTNHKETDLKGQNFELIPFGSGRRSCPGISLALQVVHFTLASFLHCFEVAKPLPSEDVDMSESPGLTNLKATPLEVVLVPRLNSRLYGF; encoded by the exons ATGAGAACTCAAGACCAAAAAATCTGTTCTTCTTCTGTCTCTGCAACCTCTGATCAAGGCTTGATGGATTCTCTTCTCCAATTATTATTAACTTTGATCTTCACCCTCCTTTCCCTTGTATTCTCTATCTACTTTTATCTCTCAAGGAGAGCAACTAGCCGCTGCAGTGTGCCGCAGGCTGGTGGGGCTTGGCCTGTGATTGGCCACATGCACCTCTTCGGTGGTCAGCAGCTAACTCACAAAACACTAGGGGCCATGGCTGATAAGTATGGACCTGTGTTCACTATAAAACTAGGATCACACAGAGTTTTAACAGTGAATAGTTGGGAAATGGCAAGGGAGTGTTTCACTTCACATGATAGAGTTTTCTCCACTAGACCAAGCGTTGCAGCATCAAAGCTGCTAGGCTATGACTCTGCCATGTTTGGTTTTGCCCCATACGGTTCTTACTGGAGAGAGATGCGTAAAATAGCAACAATTGAGCTTCTGTCAACACATCGGATTGATATGCTAAAGCACATACGAGCTTCAGAAGCGGAAACTGCGATAAGAGAAATATACAGAACATGGGTTGGCAGAGGCAGAAAAGAAAGTGGACTCTTGGTGGATATGAAGCAGTGGTTTGGAGACTTGACTCATAATGTTGCTTTGAGAATGGTGGGAGGGAGGCGATGTTTTGGACCGAATGCTGATATGGAGGAAGGAGAAGCACGTAGATGTCAAAAGGTTATGAGagattttattttcctgtttgGGGTTTTTGTGTTGTCTGATGCAATACCATTTCTTGGTTGGTTGGATTTTAATGGATATGAGGAATCTATGAAGAAAACTGCCAAGGAATTGGACATTCTCGTGGGAGGGTGGCTGGAGGAACATAAACAAAAGCGACTGTTAAGTGGGAAGGAAAAGGAAGAGCAAGATTTCATGGATGTGATGCTTAACATATTGGAAGAAGCAAAGATTTCATGTTTTGATGCAGACACCATTAACAAGGCTACTTGCCTG AATTTGATCTTAGCAGGAAGTGACACAACCATGGTTACTTTGACATGGGCATTATCTTTATTGCTCAACAATCCTCATGTGCTCAAGAAGGCTCAGGATGAACTGGACCTCCATATTGGTAAAGACAAGCATCTAGATGAAACTGATATAAAAAAATTGATCTATCTCCAAGCCATTGTCAAGGAAACACTGCGCCTATATCCACCAAGTCCTCTCATTGGTCTTCATGCTGCAATGGAAGACTGCACCCTCTCAACGGGCTACCAAGTCTCAGCTGGAACACGCCTGATGGTAAATGCCTGGAAAATTCAACGTGATGAGCGAGTGTGGTCAAATCCTGATGAATTCCTTCCTGAGAGATTCTTGTGTACTAACCATAAGGAGACAGACTTGAAGGGACAGAATTTTGAACTCATCCCTTTTGGCTCAGGAAGAAGGTCTTGTCCTGGCATCTCTCTAGCCCTCCAAGTAGTGCATTTCACCCTGGCTAGTTTCTTGCATTGTTTTGAAGTTGCCAAGCCATTACCAAGCGAAGATGTGGATATGAGCGAGAGCCCTGGCTTGACAAATTTAAAAGCAACCCCACTTGAGGTTGTCCTTGTACCTCGTCTTAATTCCAGGCTCTATGGATTCTAA
- the LOC110664369 gene encoding extra-large guanine nucleotide-binding protein 1, with translation MPLETEDGIHYSFALEYNGPPLPYDLPRAVPINVNKIPVAAVVSQLSLPDKLSLPVVKPLLPTDPGKNLSKELKSTFSQKEPGSEEAATTVSPTSVIDRAAESNQDCGLSGELTSSGALEFSTEPCGSSSISKELSAGLVNGGRSSSIIEFSDSFDNKSRDSTSRLRVSNELSQDWASSESVLSIDCPSSRVSSLKPSGECHTHNEGNEDGRRARVVAFCDVESDSGVGGGDDSEELGEEEPRFVRVKREPQSKGKKGACYRCFKGNRFSEKEVCIVCDAKYCSNCVLRAMGSMPEGRKCVTCIGYPIDESKRGSLGKCSRMLKRLLNDLEIRQIMKAEKLCEANQLPPEYVCVNGMPLSHEELVVLQSCPNPPKKLKPGSYWYDKVSGLWGKEGQKPSQIISPHLNVGGPINVNASNGNTQVYINGREITKVELRMLQLAGVQCAGNPHFWVNEDGSYQEEGQKNTKGYIWGKAGMKLVCAFLSLPVPAKSSNSCGEQVDSMMSRSVPDYIEQRTLQKILLVGYSGSGKSTIFKQAKILYKPVPFTEEERENIKMTIQSNVYGYLGILLEGRDRFEEETLAEMKKGQSSDESDPIGSSNGINCKTIYSIGPRLKAFSDWLLKIMVAGNLEVIFPAATREYAPLVEELWKDPAIQATYNRRNELEMLPSVASYFLERAVDVLRTDYEPSDLDILYAEGVTLSNGLACLDFSFPPSALDKFDSDDPHDSLLRYQLISVHARGLGENCKWLEMFEDVGMVIFCVALSDYDQYAVDGNGCSTNKMLMSRRFFESIVTHPTFDQMDFLLLLNKFDLLEEKIERVPLTECEWFDDFHPVISRHKSSGNRNSINCNPSIGQLVFHYVAVKFKKLYASLTGKKLYVSLVRGLEPDSVDGALKYAREILKWEEERPNFSLSEYSFYSNEASPYSP, from the exons ATGCCACTGGAGACCGAAGATGGGATTCATTACTCCTTTGCATTGGAATACAATGGCCCGCCGTTACCTTATGATCTCCCACGCGCCGTCCCGATTAACGTCAACAAAATTCCGGTCGCTGCTGTCGTATCTCAGCTATCTCTCCCGGATAAACTATCTTTACCGGTTGTTAAACCACTGTTACCCACCGATCCAGGTAAAAATCTCTCTAAAGAGCTAAAATCTACCTTCTCTCAAAAAGAGCCGGGATCCGAAGAAGCGGCAACAACTGTGTCTCCAACTTCAGTCATCGATAGAGCCGCAGAGAGTAACCAAGATTGCGGGTTGTCTGGCGAGCTGACTAGCTCAGGTGCATTGGAGTTTTCCACTGAGCCTTGTGGGTCGTCTTCTATTAGCAAGGAGCTTTCTGCTGGATTGGTAAATGGGGGCAGGAGCTCCAGTATAATAGAGTTCTCTGATAGTTTTGATAATAAATCGCGAGATAGTACATCGAGATTGAGGGTTTCGAATGAATTAAGTCAAGATTGGGCTTCAAGTGAATCGGTTTTGAGCATTGATTGCCCATCTTCGCGGGTTTCTAGTCTTAAACCTTCTGGGGAGTGTCATACTCATAACGAGGGGAATGAGGATGGTAGGCGAGCCCGTGTTGTTGCTTTTTGTGATGTTGAATCCGATAGTGGTGTTGGTGGTGGTGATGATAGTGAAGAGTTGGGCGAGGAGGAGCCGAGGTTTGTGCGGGTTAAGAGAGAACCGCAGAGTAAAGGGAAGAAAGGGGCTTGTTATAGGTGTTTTAAGGGTAATAGGTTTTCTGAGAAGGAAGTTTGCATTGTTTGCGATGCTAAGTATTGTAGTAATTGTGTGCTTAGAGCTATGGGGTCGATGCCTGAAGGAAGGAAATGTGTTACTTGCATAGGGTATCCCATTGATGAATCGAAAAGAGGGAGTTTGGGGAAGTGTTCAAGAATGCTTAAGCGATTGCTgaatgatttggagattagacaGATAATGAAGGCTGAGAAGTTGTGCGAGGCAAATCAGTTGCCCCCCGAGTATGTTTGCGTGAATGGAATGCCCCTTTCACATGAGGAGTTGGTTGTTTTGCAGAGTTGTCCAAACCCTCCAAAGAAGTTGAAACCTGGAAGCTATTGGTATGATAAAGTGTCTGGTCTCTGGGGAAAG GAAGGACAGAAGCCTTCCCAGATCATAAGTCCCCATTTGAATGTTGGGGGTCCTATTAACGTGAATGCTAGCAATGGAAACACACAAGTTTACATAAATGGCCGGGAGATCACGAAAGTAGAGCTTAGGATGTTGCAG CTGGCTGGAGTTCAGTGTGCTGGCAACCCACATTTTTGGGTGAATGAGGATGGATCATACCAAGAAGAGGGGCAGAAGAACACTAAAGGTTACATTTGGGGCAAG GCGGGAATGAAGCTTGTATGTGCTTTCTTATCACTCCCTGTTCCCGCTAAATCTTCAAATTCTTGTGGAGAACAAGTTGACAGTATGATGAGCAGAAGTGTCCCAGACTACATTGAGCAGAGAACGCTTCAGAAGATCCTTTTAGTTGGATACAGCGGATCTGGGAAAAGTACTATTTTTAAGCAG GCCAAGATTCTTTACAAACCTGTCCCTTTCACTGAGGAGGAGCGTGAAAATATTAAAATGACAATTCAGAGCAATGTGTATGGTTATCTTGGTATACTCCTTGAGGGGCGTGACCGTTTTGAAGAAGAAACTTTGGCTGAAATGAAGAAAGGGCAATCTTCTGATGAATCTGACCCCATTG GGAGTAGCAATGGCATCAATTGCAAAACTATCTATTCTATCGGTCCAAGGCTTAAAGCATTCTCAGATTGGCTTCTGAAGATTATGGTGGCAGGAAATTTGGAAGTGATTTTTCCAGCAGCCACTCGGGAATATGCACCATTGGTAGAAGAGTTGTGGAAGGACCCTGCCATTCAGGCCACATACAACCGGAGAAATGAATTGGAAATGTTGCCTAGTGTTGCTAGTTATTTCTTAGAAAGG gctGTTGACGTATTGAGAACAGACTATGAACCCTCAGATTTGGATATCCTGTATGCTGAGGGCGTTACTTTATCAAATGGGCTTGCTTGTTTGGACTTCTCATTTCCCCCATCAGCACTTGATAAATTTGACTCTGATGATCCCCACGACTCTCTTCTCAG ATACCAACTGATTAGTGTACATGCACGGGGGCTGGGAGAGAACTGCAAGTGGCTTGAGATGTTTGAAGATGTTGGGATGGTCATTTTCTGTGTTGCATTGAGTGACTACGACCAATATGCAGTTGATGGCAATGGGTGTTCTACAAACAAGATGTTGATGAGCAGGAGATTCTTTGAGAGTATTGTTACTCATCCCACCTTTGATCAGATGGATTTTCTTTTGTTATTGaacaaatttgatctattggaggAAAAGATTGAACGTGTTCCATTGACTGAGTGTGAATGGTTTGATGATTTCCATCCTGTGATCAGCCGTCACAAATCTAGCGGCAACAGGAATAGCATCAATTGTAACCCTTCAATTGGTCAGCTGGTTTTCCACTATGTTGCAGTCAAGTTCAAGAAGCTTTATGCTTCACTAACAGGAAAGAAGTTGTATGTTTCTTTGGTTAGGGGGCTGGAACCTGATAGTGTTGATGGAGCTCTTAAATATGCAAGGGAGATTTTGAAGTGGGAAGAAGAAAGACCCAACTTCAGCCTGAGTGAGTATTCATTTTATAGCAACGAGGCAAGCCCCTATTCCCCTTAA